Part of the Chitinivibrio alkaliphilus ACht1 genome is shown below.
CAATTAACATAATTTGCCTCTACTTCCTGTTACTGTTGCGGTCCTTCGCCGATTTTTCTACTAATACGTGTTGCCTTATCTTGCTCCATGGCAGCAAGAATTCTCGCTTTTTGCCGTGGTTCATTCATGGCGTTAAAAAGACGGATTGCAAGATCATCACTCAGGGTCTCAAAGATACGAGCTGCTGCTTGCGTATCCATGGTTTCGTACACTTCAGCTAAGCTTCTCAGTTGATCGCCCCGCACTTCTTCTGTTTCTCCCACAAGATCGGCAACTTCCTCCTGGAGATTTTCAAGACGTTGATTTTCCTGCTGGACTTCTTCTCGCAGTCGTTCAAGGCGATTTTGCTCTCTTTGAAGCACTTCCCGCTGCTCCGTGAGACGTTTTCCCTCACGTACCTTGGCTTGGAAGGCAAGGGTGTTTTCACGTATGAGCGAGTCCCGCTGTTCTGACTCTCGTTGTAGACGAACCTGATTTTCTACAGAAATGCGCTGCGCCATATCACCTTCAAAGACAATCTTTGCATTTCCTGTCGCGATGAGCATGGCGAGGTATATTAAGGGAAATGAAAAGAGTATTAGGAAAAAACTGACGATTGCGATTTCTTTTTTATTCATACTGCCTCCGTGAGCAGTAAAGCAACACTCATGCCATAAAATACGTTGGGGTGTTCTCACTTCTTTAGTGCCAGTGTGGGAGTGGGTGTGTCGAGATTTGTGAGTTTGAAATACGTCGTGTGGGACTCAGAAAGTATTTTAATATGGAAAAATATGCCTCCATGGTGTAAAATTTGCATGCCTAATTATGAGGAGGAGTTATGTCTACACAAGGATGTGTGTACTATTTTTCTGCAACGGGAAACAGTTTGTCCGTAGCTCGGCGTATTTGCGAAGGTATTCCGGGGTTTTCTCTACATTCAATTGCGGAGCAGATGCAGGAGCCAAGTCGCTGCTCCACAGATGCGCCAATTGTCGGCATCGTATTTCCTGTGTATCTTTTTAGTTTGCCGCGTATGGTGGCACGGTTCTTACGCCACCTCCGTCTGCCGCAAGGATGCCGCGTGTTTTTTATTGCCACCTACGGGAGCTATGCCGGAGCAGCTTTGCATAAAGCACACTCTCTTTTAGCCCGCCAGCATCCCTTTGTTCCTATGAGGGGAGCTGCCATTCGAATGGTGGATACCTATATTCCTTTTTTCTTTCCTCCTTCACCGCAAAAGATTCAGGGCTTTATTGCGGCAGAGGAGAAAGAGGTAAACCGCTGTATTACGGCGATCACTTCGGGGGCGCTTACTCCTATACGTGCGGGAGTCCATGCTATTCCCACGGGAGTGTTTTCTGCTCTGGGGGAGCTTGTATTGCCCTGGAGTGACTATGCTCTTTCTGTTTCCTCGCGTCGTTGCACCTCCTGTGGTCGTTGTCAGTTGGTCTGTCCCAGTGATAATATCTTTTATTCTAAAGGCATTCCGCGATGGAAACATCGGTGTGAACACTGCCTTGCCTGTGTGCATTGGTGTCCTGTGGGGGCTCTGAGAATATGTGGGAGAAGATGGCAGTATCATCACCCGGAAATAGATGTTGATGATATCTGTACAAAAAGGGAGAATGTTTTTTCTGCACAATAAATGTGTGGTAAGGTTCGAATTTTAAAAAAATATCAACAAGGAGTTTTCTATGAAACAACTTTCTGCAGTGGGGTTTCTCTTTGTTATTCTGGTCACAAGTTGTTCCGCTCGGGATGGCGATTTTCCCGAACCGGGCTCTATTCGTTTTGGTGCAGAAGAGGCTCCGGACATTCCTTCTTATGAGGAATTTGCCGGGCAGCTACGTGTGCCTGCGGAGGTGGCAGAGGTTGTACTGCCTACCGTGGTGAGCATTACTTCAACCAAAATTGATACGGTAGTATATCGTAATCCCTTTGGAGATGATTTATTTCGTCATTTCTTCGGAATGCCCTCGCCACCTCGAGGGCGAGATGATCGTCGGGAACAATACGAAAAGCGAGAGCAGCGGCGAAGCGGTATTGGAAGTGGGGTGATTGTCTCTGACTCTGGGTATATTCTTACCAATAGTCATGTTATTCATGGAGCTGATGAGATAACCGTGCGTCTCTATGACGAACGGGAGTATACAGCCGAAATTATCGGGGTTGATACCCTTTCAGATGTGGGGGTGATTCGTATTAACGAGTCCTTCGATTCTCTCCCGGTAATTCACTTAGGAGATTCCGACGCCCTACGCCCCGGTGATTGGGTAATGGCGGCGGGAAATCCCTTTAATCTCAATTCTACTGTAACGTCCGGTATTGTCTCCGCCTTGGGCCGGCGTGCTGCCGGAAATGAGATGTATCAGGATTTCATCCAAACCGATGCGGCTATTAACCCGGGTAATTCCGGCGGTGCCCTCGTAAATAAACGTGGAGACTTAATTGGTATTAATACCATGATTTACACCCGCTCAGGTGGGTATATGGGAATTGGCTTTGCCATACCGATAAATATGGCTCGTTCAATTATGGAACAATTGGTATACTCAGGCACTGTTTCTCGCGGTTGGCTTGGGGTAAGTATTGGCGAACTGGATTATAATATGATGCGTGCCTTTGGGCTGGAAGAGCGAGGGGTCCTTATTAACGATGTATTTGAAGATCAGCCGGCAGCAGAAGGAGGTATTGAGAGTGGTGATGTTATTCTTGCTATTGACGGTATTCGAACGGTCAACCCCAACGACCTTCGTAACGTCGTAGCTGCTATCCTTCCTGATACTGAAGTGCCGGTTCGCCTGTTTCGTAACGGTGAAGAGATAACCCGTTCGGTTGTCATGGGAGATCGCGCTGATTTCTCTGATGAAGAACCGCGTTCACGGCGCAGGAGCGATGCAGAGGATAATCTTGTCTTCGATCGTTTGGGCATACATCTTTCTGCCAGCGATGGAGATGGTTTTGTTATTGATCGTCTAGAACCCACATCTCCAGCTGCTCGAGCAGGATTACAAGAGGATGATGTGGTGGTGGAACTTCGCCGTCAAGGGCGTTTTATACCGATCGAATCGCTTTCTCAGCTTGAAAATGCGGTGAAAGAGACACCGGAGGGAAGCTCTCTTGTACTGCGTATTATTCGGCAGGGACGGCCCTTCTTTGCGGCGATACGACTCTAGATCTACGGGTTTTTCTAAAAAAGGCGGCTTTTGCCGCCTTTTTTAATTATATTTGAGTATCCGTTTTAGGACCACTTATCTGTACTGTATACCTGAACCAGATGGAGGCTCGTACGTGAACATCTACGGTGCGTTTAATGACAAGGATCAGTTTGAAATCACCAATCCCCGAACTCCGCAACCATGGTTGCACTATCTTATTCGTCCCGGACAGCCGGGCACGGAAACGTTTTGCTCTGGTGTTACCTACACAGGCGGCGGCTTTGATGCACGCGGGACTCATGAAAATACCTTTGTAGATACGCAAATACATCTCAATGATGGAGATGACAAAGGACGCTATGTCTATATAAAAGATTGCGCTACGGGAGAGTATTTTACAAACACATGGCAGCCTGTTCGTCGGGAAGGGCAGGAGTTTAAAACAACCCTTGACTTTGGCTCTCTCACCTTTGATTCTACGTATAAAGATCTTTCTGTGAAAACGGTTATGTTTGTTCCACGTGAGTTTGATGGATGGATTCAAACAATCACTGTGGAAAATACGGGGACTGAAGAAAAAGAGGTTGAGATCTATCCCTTCCTTCCTGTACACATGGGGGACGCCCTTGATCGGCTTATGGCTGGGGATAATGACGGGTTCTTCGGTGGAGCCAAATGGGATAGCGACCTGCAGTCAATTGTGTATCGTCGAAATCATGGGATAAATGTTAATGATGACCCTGATAAGATAAACGGAATGTTAGGGAATGTTGCTACCTTCTACTCAACCCTGAACGAAGCTGATACGGAGTATGAAACGCAGGAAGAGCGGTTCTTTGGCGATCGATTTCGAGATTTATCCAATCCGGCGGCGGTAGAGGAAGGGCGTCTTTCTTCGCAAGATCAGCCCTATTTACGTCGCACCTGTGGAGTGTATCGTAATCGTCTTACCTTACAAGCCGGTGAGAAAAAAGAGTTCGCCGTTGCCTTGGTGGTGGGGTCAACCCAAGACTATTATTTAAACAATAAGGAAGAACTACGCAGCTTTCTTACTCTTGTACAAGACCCTATGAAGCGTCGTGAAATGCTTCAGTCAGTTACTGACTGGTGGAATGCAGAGCTTTCAAAGCTTACTATACAAACTCCCGACGCAAAGCTGAACCGGGCTTTTAAATGGCTCCAATACCAGTGTCAAGTGGTGTATGTTCTTAATCGTATGAAATCACGTTTCCACACCGGCTATGAGTATGGATGGGGGTTTCGGGATATTCTTCAGGATGTTCTTTTTGTGCTTCCTTACGGCACCACTACGGTTCGCGAGGCCTTAAAACTCATTTCAACTCAAATGTTTTCAAACGGTGTATCCTACCATAACTTCTTTTTGAATCAGCCGGGAAATAAAGAAATCCAGGCTTCAGATGATCCAGTGTGGTTTCCCAATGCCGTGGTGACATACATAAAAGAGACCGGGGAATTTG
Proteins encoded:
- a CDS encoding Do family serine endopeptidase — encoded protein: MKQLSAVGFLFVILVTSCSARDGDFPEPGSIRFGAEEAPDIPSYEEFAGQLRVPAEVAEVVLPTVVSITSTKIDTVVYRNPFGDDLFRHFFGMPSPPRGRDDRREQYEKREQRRSGIGSGVIVSDSGYILTNSHVIHGADEITVRLYDEREYTAEIIGVDTLSDVGVIRINESFDSLPVIHLGDSDALRPGDWVMAAGNPFNLNSTVTSGIVSALGRRAAGNEMYQDFIQTDAAINPGNSGGALVNKRGDLIGINTMIYTRSGGYMGIGFAIPINMARSIMEQLVYSGTVSRGWLGVSIGELDYNMMRAFGLEERGVLINDVFEDQPAAEGGIESGDVILAIDGIRTVNPNDLRNVVAAILPDTEVPVRLFRNGEEITRSVVMGDRADFSDEEPRSRRRSDAEDNLVFDRLGIHLSASDGDGFVIDRLEPTSPAARAGLQEDDVVVELRRQGRFIPIESLSQLENAVKETPEGSSLVLRIIRQGRPFFAAIRL
- a CDS encoding MotE family protein, yielding MNKKEIAIVSFFLILFSFPLIYLAMLIATGNAKIVFEGDMAQRISVENQVRLQRESEQRDSLIRENTLAFQAKVREGKRLTEQREVLQREQNRLERLREEVQQENQRLENLQEEVADLVGETEEVRGDQLRSLAEVYETMDTQAAARIFETLSDDLAIRLFNAMNEPRQKARILAAMEQDKATRISRKIGEGPQQ
- a CDS encoding GH36-type glycosyl hydrolase domain-containing protein → MNIYGAFNDKDQFEITNPRTPQPWLHYLIRPGQPGTETFCSGVTYTGGGFDARGTHENTFVDTQIHLNDGDDKGRYVYIKDCATGEYFTNTWQPVRREGQEFKTTLDFGSLTFDSTYKDLSVKTVMFVPREFDGWIQTITVENTGTEEKEVEIYPFLPVHMGDALDRLMAGDNDGFFGGAKWDSDLQSIVYRRNHGINVNDDPDKINGMLGNVATFYSTLNEADTEYETQEERFFGDRFRDLSNPAAVEEGRLSSQDQPYLRRTCGVYRNRLTLQAGEKKEFAVALVVGSTQDYYLNNKEELRSFLTLVQDPMKRREMLQSVTDWWNAELSKLTIQTPDAKLNRAFKWLQYQCQVVYVLNRMKSRFHTGYEYGWGFRDILQDVLFVLPYGTTTVREALKLISTQMFSNGVSYHNFFLNQPGNKEIQASDDPVWFPNAVVTYIKETGEFDFLQEVTAYAEEHEGSSNVKGTILEHCIKAVDRVWEDRSPRNLPYMKDCDWNDDLNELRKGGEPNQDVESVMVGQQLYKVFMDMIDLFTAADIEADRVAEYTTRAQILRDALETHAVDAEGYYKRALSLIPDKQDLGTSEATHGKIFLEPQAFGINCGVADASRLEQVLTKVEEHLDTDFGAELCSPAFTDLAEDDILPSRSWNIEKEPPGMKENGSIFMHLNAWLVQSYARLGKGKKAVDFYCKCLPENLASDQDRYGAEPYVYPEYVCGRAAQSFGRGGHTWLTGTAPTMHQSLLEYIFGLRAEYEGLRVDPCIDPAWDTVTLKRDFRGATYEITVDNSAGVEQGVVRVELDGATIEGNVLPALGDGRVHTVRVVMG
- a CDS encoding EFR1 family ferrodoxin (N-terminal region resembles flavodoxins. C-terminal ferrodoxin region binds two 4Fe-4S clusters.); translated protein: MSTQGCVYYFSATGNSLSVARRICEGIPGFSLHSIAEQMQEPSRCSTDAPIVGIVFPVYLFSLPRMVARFLRHLRLPQGCRVFFIATYGSYAGAALHKAHSLLARQHPFVPMRGAAIRMVDTYIPFFFPPSPQKIQGFIAAEEKEVNRCITAITSGALTPIRAGVHAIPTGVFSALGELVLPWSDYALSVSSRRCTSCGRCQLVCPSDNIFYSKGIPRWKHRCEHCLACVHWCPVGALRICGRRWQYHHPEIDVDDICTKRENVFSAQ